In Candidatus Binatota bacterium, a genomic segment contains:
- a CDS encoding DUF4345 domain-containing protein — protein sequence MEATRVLRIVSAVLVGFGLFALALPEAVADLANLTVMPGQGDGWGEIGALYGGMMVAMGGVALYAMRESFADRAAVMGVLAILWLGVAAGRLLVMLVTAPEPSGLMGWLNLGLELGLAGVYGLLGWKQTA from the coding sequence ATGGAAGCAACTCGCGTATTGAGGATAGTGAGCGCTGTGCTGGTCGGGTTCGGCCTGTTTGCGCTGGCCTTGCCCGAGGCCGTGGCCGATCTCGCCAACCTGACCGTCATGCCGGGGCAGGGCGACGGCTGGGGCGAAATCGGCGCGCTTTACGGCGGCATGATGGTGGCAATGGGTGGTGTGGCCCTCTACGCCATGCGCGAATCTTTTGCCGACCGGGCCGCAGTGATGGGTGTGCTCGCCATACTCTGGCTGGGCGTTGCCGCTGGCCGCCTGCTGGTCATGCTGGTCACCGCTCCCGAGCCCTCGGGGTTGATGGGCTGGCTCAACCTGGGCCTCGAGCTGGGCCTGGCCGGTGTCTACGGGCTGTTGGGCTGGAAGCAGACTGCTTGA
- the ybeY gene encoding rRNA maturation RNase YbeY: MWFATRWYARSSSLTRPARPVRPVHRQTMTLELDAGTADSGLAVSLERAAAILLEELQATDQAPADGVLSVSLVDDQHMRELNNRWRDLDRSTDVLSFPQEDVPGDDAGAMALETGAERPLGDVVISLDTAVKQAEEGGWTVTEELTRLLLHGLLHLLGYDHEGAAPEAERMLTEERRLAALLRSGGCPCAGDSR; the protein is encoded by the coding sequence ATGTGGTTCGCCACCCGCTGGTACGCGAGATCATCATCGCTTACGAGGCCAGCGCGGCCGGTACGGCCAGTACACCGGCAGACGATGACGCTTGAGCTCGATGCCGGTACGGCCGACTCGGGCCTGGCGGTTTCGCTGGAGCGCGCGGCGGCCATCCTGCTCGAAGAACTGCAGGCCACCGACCAGGCTCCAGCCGACGGTGTGTTGTCGGTGTCGTTGGTCGATGACCAGCACATGCGCGAACTCAACAATCGCTGGCGCGACCTGGATCGAAGCACCGACGTGCTCTCGTTTCCCCAGGAAGACGTGCCTGGCGATGACGCAGGGGCAATGGCCCTGGAAACAGGTGCCGAGCGACCGCTGGGCGACGTAGTGATTTCGCTCGACACCGCAGTCAAGCAGGCCGAGGAAGGCGGCTGGACGGTGACTGAAGAACTCACCCGCTTGTTGTTGCACGGCCTGTTGCACCTGCTCGGCTACGACCACGAAGGCGCAGCGCCCGAGGCCGAGCGCATGCTCACCGAAGAACGACGCCTGGCCGCCCTGCTGCGTAGCGGCGGTTGCCCTTGCGCGGGTGACAGCCGGTGA
- the recA gene encoding recombinase RecA, whose amino-acid sequence MSADGKRPEGAERDKALELALDQIDKQFGKGSVMRLGDDNTSRDIDTVSSGSLGLDVALGVGGLPRGRIIEVYGPESSGKTTLALHAVAEVQKTGGVAAFIDAEHALDVSYARKLGVSTTDLLISQPDNGEQALEITDTLIRSGAVDVLVVDSVAALVPRAEIEGEMGDSHVGLQARLMSQALRKLTGTISRSNTILIFINQIRMKIGVMFGSPETTTGGNALKFYSSVRLDIRRIGAIKQGEQSVGNRTRVRVVKNKIAPPFREAEFDILYGHGVNRQGEILDLGVEFGLVEKSGSWYSYGEDRIGQGRENVCEFLRENPDISNAIELGLRSELGLADSGTPELTVLEGGAGSSDSAVDDADGNDSVASDAAEPVADKAKASPTKKASPAEQASPAEQASPAEQASPAEQASPAEQAVAE is encoded by the coding sequence ATGTCGGCCGACGGTAAGCGGCCCGAGGGAGCCGAGCGCGACAAGGCGCTCGAGTTGGCACTCGACCAGATCGACAAGCAGTTCGGCAAGGGCTCGGTCATGAGGCTGGGCGACGACAACACTTCGCGCGACATCGACACGGTGTCGTCGGGTTCGCTGGGCCTGGACGTCGCCCTGGGCGTGGGTGGCCTGCCGCGTGGTCGCATCATCGAGGTCTACGGCCCCGAGTCGTCGGGCAAGACCACCCTGGCCCTGCACGCAGTAGCCGAGGTGCAGAAGACCGGTGGGGTTGCGGCCTTCATCGACGCCGAGCACGCGCTCGACGTGTCTTACGCCCGCAAGCTGGGCGTGAGCACTACTGACCTGCTTATTTCCCAGCCCGACAATGGCGAACAGGCGCTCGAAATAACCGACACGCTTATCCGCAGCGGCGCGGTGGACGTGCTGGTGGTCGACTCGGTGGCCGCGCTTGTGCCGCGGGCTGAGATAGAGGGCGAAATGGGCGACTCCCACGTCGGCCTGCAGGCCCGCCTCATGTCGCAGGCCCTGCGCAAGCTCACAGGAACCATCTCCCGTTCGAACACCATCCTGATTTTCATCAACCAGATACGCATGAAGATCGGCGTAATGTTCGGCAGCCCCGAGACCACCACCGGTGGCAACGCGCTCAAGTTCTACTCCTCGGTCAGGCTCGACATACGCCGTATCGGTGCCATCAAGCAGGGTGAGCAGTCGGTGGGCAACCGTACCAGGGTGAGGGTGGTCAAGAACAAAATCGCGCCGCCCTTTCGTGAAGCCGAGTTCGACATACTCTACGGCCATGGCGTCAACCGCCAGGGTGAAATACTCGACCTCGGTGTTGAGTTCGGCCTCGTTGAGAAGAGCGGATCCTGGTACTCCTACGGTGAAGACCGTATCGGCCAGGGCCGCGAGAACGTCTGCGAGTTCCTGCGCGAAAACCCCGACATCTCCAACGCCATAGAGTTGGGCCTGCGCAGCGAGCTTGGCCTGGCAGATTCGGGCACGCCCGAGCTGACGGTGCTTGAAGGCGGCGCAGGTAGCAGCGACTCCGCAGTCGACGATGCCGATGGTAACGATTCCGTAGCCAGCGATGCGGCCGAGCCGGTAGCTGATAAAGCGAAGGCATCTCCCACGAAGAAGGCATCTCCCGCGGAACAGGCATCTCCCGCGGAGCAGGCATCTCCCGCGGAGCAGGCATCTCCCGCGGAACAGGCATCTCCCGCGGAGCAGGCCGTCGCCGAGTAA
- a CDS encoding PhoH family protein: MHELFGSHDNNALALEKALGVRLSITTGGIEITGEKHDTELAGHVLGKLYDLVGKGFVLEPTDVKRAVEVLSDDENASLEEEFLDTVLGGDRGRSVAPRSRNQKAYADAMRASDLVFAIGPAGTGKTYLAMAMAVATLLSGRVTRIILTRPAVEAGEKLGYLPGDLAEKINPYLRPLYDALYDMVGPERAAEYMERGTVEVAPLAFMRGRTLNDSFVILDEAQNTTPEQMKMLLTRLGFSSQAVITGDVTQIDLAAGQVSGLVDARRVLEGTEGIEFVYFDQDDVVRHPLVREIIIAYEASAAGTASTPADDDA; encoded by the coding sequence CTGCACGAGTTGTTCGGCAGCCACGACAACAACGCACTCGCGCTTGAGAAAGCGCTCGGCGTACGCCTGTCTATTACCACCGGTGGCATCGAGATAACCGGCGAAAAGCACGACACCGAGCTTGCCGGCCACGTGCTCGGCAAGCTCTACGATCTCGTGGGCAAGGGCTTCGTTCTAGAGCCGACCGACGTCAAGCGCGCTGTTGAAGTGCTGAGCGATGACGAGAACGCGTCGCTGGAGGAAGAGTTTCTCGACACCGTGTTGGGCGGTGATCGTGGGCGCAGCGTGGCGCCGCGGTCTCGCAACCAGAAGGCTTACGCCGATGCCATGCGCGCTAGCGACCTCGTGTTCGCCATTGGCCCGGCCGGCACGGGCAAGACCTATCTCGCCATGGCCATGGCGGTGGCCACGCTGCTGTCGGGGAGGGTCACCCGCATCATCCTCACGCGGCCGGCCGTCGAGGCGGGCGAAAAACTCGGCTACCTGCCGGGCGACCTCGCCGAAAAGATAAACCCCTACCTCAGGCCGCTGTACGACGCGCTCTACGATATGGTGGGCCCAGAGCGCGCGGCCGAGTACATGGAGCGGGGCACCGTGGAGGTGGCACCGCTGGCCTTCATGCGCGGGCGAACGCTGAACGATAGCTTCGTCATACTCGACGAGGCCCAGAATACCACTCCCGAGCAGATGAAAATGCTGCTCACCAGGCTTGGGTTTTCATCGCAGGCCGTGATCACCGGTGACGTGACGCAGATCGATCTTGCCGCGGGCCAGGTTTCGGGCCTGGTCGATGCCAGGCGTGTGCTCGAGGGCACCGAGGGCATAGAGTTTGTGTACTTCGACCAGGACGATGTGGTTCGCCACCCGCTGGTACGCGAGATCATCATCGCTTACGAGGCCAGCGCGGCCGGTACGGCCAGTACACCGGCAGACGATGACGCTTGA
- the alaS gene encoding alanine--tRNA ligase, with the protein MRGEKVRSSFLEFFESRGHLVVPSAPLVPRADPTLMFTNAGMVPFKDIFLGNTEAPASRVVDSQKCLRISGKHNDLEEVGRDTYHHTFFEMLGNWSFGDYYKAEAIEWAWELLVHTWGLPADKLYATVYRDDDEAEKLWKKISGLPSDRVQRFDEKDNFWEMGETGPCGPCSEIHIDRGEGSCDMQHVAGHKCEVNAGCARYIELWNLVFIQYNRDDTGELHDLPMRHVDTGMGLERVAAVLENVDNNYDGTLLRGLVARAEQMSGLDYGKDLEHDVSMRVLADHARAVSFMLADGIEPSNEGRGYVLRRLLRRAARHGRSLELEGTFFARVCESVIEGMGAAYPELSDRREAIVAGVEEEELRFSLTLDRGVAHLDEAAGQLSASGSSRRLDGETAFRLYDTYGFPLDMTQDILRSRGIEVDVDGFKAALEEQRERARGARRKGAAAVDLTRMVALAREKGGSSFEGSWQLLAESEVIALGKAGAPVASATVGDEVEVVTAVTPFYAESGGQVGDTGFMSTSNGATLEVLDTRKGASDVSVHVARVAEGELSLGDTVSLGVDEERRQAIRLNHSVTHLLHAALRHHLGDDTHQAGSLVDAARLRFDFKHDGPVAAELLAEIEREVNGVIRDNLEVTVAEMSYDDALATGALAFFGEKYGDLVRVVRMGDYSVELCGGTHVARTGDIGLLRLAGESGVAAGVRRVEAVSGAGALGALQTRDELLSTVAGLLRGGVDEVVGKLEKLLEAKGELEGRLSEQSRARSGDAVENARAAAREVAGGHAVVARADGLDAGGLREMADRLRAGLDSVVVVLAGDTGSGVAVVAATSGALADRVHAGKLIKELAPLVGGRGGGKPDFAQAGGKDPSGLDKLLEKANELVG; encoded by the coding sequence ATGCGGGGGGAGAAAGTTCGATCGAGTTTTCTCGAGTTCTTCGAGTCCAGGGGTCACCTGGTGGTGCCCAGTGCGCCGCTGGTTCCGCGCGCCGATCCCACGCTGATGTTCACCAACGCCGGCATGGTTCCCTTCAAGGACATCTTTCTAGGCAACACCGAGGCACCGGCCTCTCGCGTCGTTGACAGTCAGAAGTGCCTGCGTATTTCGGGCAAGCACAACGACCTTGAAGAAGTCGGGCGAGATACTTACCACCACACCTTTTTCGAGATGCTCGGCAACTGGTCGTTCGGCGACTACTACAAGGCCGAGGCCATTGAGTGGGCCTGGGAATTGCTTGTTCACACCTGGGGTCTGCCGGCCGACAAGCTCTACGCCACCGTTTATCGCGACGACGACGAAGCCGAGAAGCTCTGGAAAAAGATTTCGGGGCTACCGTCTGATCGGGTGCAGCGTTTTGACGAGAAAGACAACTTCTGGGAGATGGGTGAAACCGGGCCCTGCGGGCCCTGCTCGGAAATCCACATAGACCGCGGCGAAGGTTCTTGCGACATGCAGCACGTCGCGGGCCACAAGTGCGAGGTAAACGCCGGTTGCGCTCGCTACATCGAGCTGTGGAACCTGGTCTTCATTCAGTACAACCGCGACGACACCGGCGAGCTGCACGATTTGCCCATGCGCCACGTTGACACCGGCATGGGCCTTGAGCGGGTGGCGGCGGTGCTGGAGAACGTGGACAACAACTACGACGGCACGCTCTTGCGCGGCCTGGTAGCTCGGGCCGAGCAGATGTCGGGTCTCGACTACGGCAAGGATCTTGAACACGACGTTTCCATGCGCGTGCTGGCCGACCACGCGCGCGCGGTTTCATTCATGCTTGCCGACGGCATTGAGCCCTCCAACGAGGGCCGGGGCTACGTGCTGAGGCGGCTGCTGAGAAGGGCCGCTCGGCATGGTCGCAGCCTGGAGCTCGAAGGCACTTTTTTTGCCCGGGTCTGCGAGTCGGTCATAGAAGGCATGGGTGCGGCCTACCCCGAACTCAGTGACCGTCGCGAGGCCATCGTTGCCGGGGTGGAAGAAGAAGAGCTGCGTTTTTCGCTTACCCTGGATCGCGGCGTGGCCCATCTCGACGAGGCCGCGGGTCAACTTTCGGCCAGCGGCTCCTCGCGGCGCCTGGACGGCGAGACGGCCTTCCGTCTCTACGACACCTACGGTTTTCCGCTCGACATGACCCAGGACATCCTCAGGTCGCGCGGTATCGAGGTTGACGTGGACGGCTTCAAGGCGGCGCTCGAAGAGCAGCGCGAGCGTGCACGCGGTGCGCGTCGCAAGGGTGCCGCCGCGGTTGACCTCACGCGCATGGTCGCGCTGGCCCGCGAGAAGGGCGGCAGCAGTTTCGAGGGCAGCTGGCAGTTGCTGGCCGAGTCCGAGGTTATAGCGTTGGGCAAGGCCGGCGCGCCTGTGGCGAGCGCGACGGTTGGCGACGAGGTCGAAGTCGTGACTGCCGTTACCCCGTTTTACGCCGAGAGCGGCGGTCAAGTGGGCGACACCGGTTTCATGAGCACCTCTAACGGCGCGACGCTCGAAGTGCTCGACACCCGCAAGGGCGCCTCCGACGTTTCAGTGCACGTGGCACGCGTGGCCGAGGGTGAGCTTTCGCTGGGTGACACGGTGAGCCTGGGCGTGGACGAAGAGCGGCGGCAGGCCATACGCCTTAACCACTCGGTCACCCATCTCCTGCACGCGGCCCTGCGTCATCACCTTGGCGACGACACCCACCAGGCCGGGTCCCTGGTCGACGCGGCCAGGCTCAGGTTTGATTTTAAACACGACGGGCCGGTCGCGGCCGAGCTGCTGGCCGAGATTGAAAGAGAAGTAAACGGCGTAATTCGCGACAACCTCGAGGTGACGGTCGCCGAGATGTCCTACGACGATGCGCTGGCCACCGGCGCACTGGCCTTCTTTGGCGAGAAGTACGGGGACCTCGTGCGCGTAGTGCGCATGGGTGACTACTCGGTCGAGCTCTGCGGCGGTACCCACGTGGCTCGTACGGGCGATATTGGCTTGCTGAGGCTCGCGGGCGAGTCGGGCGTGGCGGCGGGAGTAAGACGCGTTGAGGCGGTCAGCGGCGCAGGCGCACTGGGCGCGCTGCAGACCCGCGACGAGTTGCTCTCCACCGTGGCTGGCCTGCTGCGCGGTGGCGTCGACGAAGTGGTGGGGAAACTGGAAAAATTACTCGAGGCCAAGGGCGAGCTCGAAGGTCGGCTGTCTGAGCAGAGTCGTGCCCGCTCGGGCGACGCTGTAGAAAACGCACGTGCTGCGGCGCGCGAGGTAGCCGGGGGCCATGCGGTGGTGGCCCGTGCCGATGGCTTGGACGCCGGTGGTCTGCGCGAGATGGCCGACCGACTGCGCGCCGGGCTCGACTCGGTGGTGGTGGTGCTGGCGGGCGACACCGGATCGGGCGTGGCGGTGGTGGCGGCGACTTCGGGCGCGCTGGCTGACCGCGTGCACGCCGGGAAGCTTATCAAGGAGCTGGCCCCGCTGGTCGGCGGTCGCGGTGGAGGCAAGCCCGACTTTGCCCAGGCCGGTGGCAAGGACCCCAGCGGCCTCGACAAACTCCTGGAGAAAGCCAACGAGCTCGTCGGCTGA
- a CDS encoding phosphatidylglycerophosphatase A, whose translation MAGRCRWPPAGHAGHRSRALGVDGLAQPGPRAGPGRCLRAVGLEADCLRRLALFLGTGAGTGYAPVAPGTFGTLPGLALAPLFAALAGYSVPVYLLALAAAVAVAIWSAGVCARDFGQKDPSRVVIDEVVGFLVAVAFLPTSLPVFVLAFLLFRAADIAKPWPCGPAERLPGGLGIVADDLMAGVYANIACRVFLAFGLIPGT comes from the coding sequence CTGGCTGGGCGTTGCCGCTGGCCGCCTGCTGGTCATGCTGGTCACCGCTCCCGAGCCCTCGGGGTTGATGGGCTGGCTCAACCTGGGCCTCGAGCTGGGCCTGGCCGGTGTCTACGGGCTGTTGGGCTGGAAGCAGACTGCTTGAGACGACTGGCGCTATTTCTCGGCACGGGTGCGGGCACCGGATACGCGCCCGTTGCCCCGGGCACCTTCGGCACCCTGCCTGGCCTGGCCCTGGCACCGCTGTTTGCCGCCCTGGCCGGATACTCAGTTCCCGTCTACCTGCTCGCACTGGCGGCGGCCGTGGCCGTGGCCATCTGGTCGGCGGGTGTGTGTGCCCGCGACTTCGGCCAGAAAGACCCCTCGCGCGTGGTTATTGACGAGGTAGTGGGCTTTCTCGTGGCCGTGGCCTTTCTGCCCACGAGCCTGCCGGTATTCGTGCTTGCCTTCCTGCTTTTCAGGGCCGCCGACATAGCCAAGCCATGGCCCTGTGGGCCGGCCGAGCGCTTGCCCGGAGGCCTTGGAATCGTGGCCGACGATCTCATGGCCGGTGTTTACGCCAACATCGCCTGTCGCGTGTTTCTTGCTTTTGGTTTGATTCCCGGCACTTAG
- a CDS encoding competence/damage-inducible protein A, with translation MIKTAAIISTGDELTSGRTTDTNSNWLADRLSAEGVEVVSVITVGDDSERISWAWQAAMADVVISTGGLGPTADDLTTETVARFTGRKLLLDEEQADAIRGFFDRVGRSMPDNNLKQAMFPEGAVPLPNQRGTAPGYRFDIEGGAVGVVLPGVPHEMKAMFEEQVLPWLRGQADADRRFVSRTFQTFGMSESALDEALLGAIDPARGRLAFRASFPDLSVRVSVAGQPEAAERELDELSKEVHRRLGDAVYAEGDTTMQQEVGQLLSRRGLTLGTAESCTGGLISRRLTDVAGCSDYYTGGIVAYSQSVKEKVLGVSGVTLAMYGAVSEETVAEMALGARRLSGADLAVAVSGIAGPGGGSDDKPVGTVCIGMAGDLFSEGAFSGGEVSAGEDIYLEGGACARTYNLGGNREWIRVLSSQLALDWTRRYLLGLEPWRSGFGVRRSG, from the coding sequence GTGATCAAAACTGCTGCCATAATTTCCACCGGTGACGAGCTCACGAGCGGCCGCACCACCGATACCAACTCCAACTGGCTGGCCGACCGCCTGTCGGCCGAGGGTGTAGAGGTGGTCTCGGTTATCACCGTTGGCGATGACAGCGAGCGCATAAGCTGGGCCTGGCAGGCGGCTATGGCAGACGTCGTGATTTCTACCGGCGGCCTGGGGCCCACGGCAGACGATCTTACCACTGAGACCGTGGCTCGCTTTACCGGCCGCAAGTTGCTGCTCGACGAGGAACAGGCCGACGCCATAAGGGGTTTCTTTGATCGCGTGGGCCGTTCGATGCCCGACAACAACCTCAAGCAGGCCATGTTTCCCGAGGGCGCCGTGCCCTTGCCCAACCAGCGGGGAACGGCGCCGGGCTATCGTTTTGACATCGAAGGCGGCGCCGTGGGCGTGGTGCTGCCCGGCGTTCCCCACGAGATGAAAGCCATGTTCGAAGAGCAGGTGCTGCCGTGGCTGCGTGGGCAGGCCGACGCCGACCGGCGCTTTGTGTCGCGCACTTTTCAGACCTTCGGCATGAGCGAGTCGGCACTGGACGAGGCGCTGCTTGGCGCCATTGATCCCGCGCGTGGGCGCCTGGCTTTCAGGGCCAGTTTTCCCGACCTGTCGGTGCGCGTGTCGGTGGCCGGGCAGCCCGAAGCCGCCGAGCGCGAGCTCGACGAATTGTCTAAAGAAGTGCACCGTCGGCTGGGTGACGCGGTCTACGCCGAGGGCGACACGACCATGCAGCAGGAGGTGGGTCAGCTTTTGAGCCGCCGGGGTCTTACACTTGGAACTGCTGAATCGTGCACCGGTGGATTGATCAGTCGCAGGCTGACCGATGTCGCGGGTTGTTCAGATTATTACACGGGCGGGATTGTCGCCTACAGCCAGAGTGTTAAAGAAAAGGTACTGGGAGTAAGCGGAGTGACCCTGGCAATGTATGGAGCAGTGAGCGAAGAGACCGTAGCCGAGATGGCCCTGGGCGCGCGTCGATTGAGCGGCGCCGACCTGGCAGTGGCCGTAAGCGGCATAGCCGGCCCGGGCGGGGGCAGCGACGACAAGCCGGTGGGTACGGTGTGCATAGGCATGGCCGGCGATCTGTTCTCCGAGGGTGCTTTTTCCGGCGGCGAAGTTTCTGCGGGGGAAGACATTTACCTGGAGGGCGGCGCCTGCGCCCGCACTTACAATCTGGGCGGCAACCGCGAATGGATTCGCGTGCTTTCGAGCCAGCTCGCGCTGGACTGGACCAGGCGTTACCTGCTTGGCCTTGAGCCCTGGCGTTCGGGATTTGGCGTGCGGCGTAGCGGATGA
- the ruvX gene encoding Holliday junction resolvase RuvX translates to MTKRLLGLDVGDRRIGLALSDPLGLTAQPLSVVERKSWKRDIAAIMEAVGDNEIEAFIVGLPISMSGNDSEQADRVRHFCSHLERETKLAVHLQDERLSTAESERLLIAAGTRRDRRRQSVDMTAATLILQSWMDKS, encoded by the coding sequence ATGACGAAACGACTGCTGGGATTGGACGTGGGCGACCGCCGTATCGGGCTGGCGCTGAGTGACCCGTTGGGGCTCACCGCACAACCTCTCTCCGTGGTCGAGCGAAAGTCCTGGAAACGCGACATAGCTGCCATAATGGAGGCCGTGGGAGACAACGAGATAGAAGCCTTCATCGTGGGCTTGCCGATATCGATGAGCGGCAATGACAGTGAGCAGGCCGACCGCGTGCGCCACTTCTGCTCTCACCTCGAACGCGAAACAAAACTCGCTGTTCACCTGCAGGACGAGCGCCTCAGCACCGCCGAAAGCGAGCGCCTGTTGATAGCTGCCGGCACGCGCCGAGATCGCCGCCGGCAGAGCGTGGACATGACGGCCGCGACCTTGATACTGCAATCGTGGATGGACAAGTCGTGA
- the mltG gene encoding endolytic transglycosylase MltG, which translates to MVDGQVVSERAPRRWYHAAGGPGPRLIFGLAAVLLLAGIGRVTWLALVPQTISPAIELQIAPGASARDIAAGLEENGVVRSGRVLRLLARLGSADRDFHHGVHRFEGEITPLAVLAELTTPSRDTVRVTIPEGLRVAQAARLLEEAGVLEADEYVKAACESDFLAVTGAPTESNCSEGYLFPDTYYLSPGMAAADIVRLQHRRLLTVLNDLGISDDGSAGFKGSSPAIADTLKLLTLASIIQKESYRTDEQPLVASVFINRLERDMKLQADPTVIYGILASGREWDGDIRHSDLREDTPYNSYVHRGLPPGPICSPGKGALSAALNPATSDFLFFVADGKGTHRFSRTVAEHQAAVRQYLAQR; encoded by the coding sequence ATCGTGGATGGACAAGTCGTGAGCGAACGCGCGCCTCGCAGATGGTACCACGCCGCCGGTGGCCCCGGGCCGCGGCTGATATTCGGCCTGGCCGCCGTGCTGCTGCTGGCGGGCATCGGTCGTGTTACGTGGCTGGCCCTTGTGCCGCAAACCATCAGCCCCGCGATCGAGTTGCAGATTGCACCGGGTGCGAGCGCCCGCGACATAGCCGCCGGGCTCGAAGAAAACGGTGTCGTGCGCAGCGGCCGCGTGCTCAGGCTTCTGGCCCGCCTGGGCTCAGCCGACAGGGATTTTCACCACGGGGTGCATCGCTTCGAGGGCGAGATCACGCCCCTGGCCGTGCTCGCTGAACTGACCACGCCCTCGCGCGACACGGTGCGCGTCACCATTCCCGAGGGCCTGCGCGTTGCCCAGGCCGCGCGCCTGCTCGAAGAGGCCGGCGTGCTCGAAGCCGACGAATACGTGAAGGCCGCCTGCGAATCAGACTTCCTCGCGGTCACCGGCGCGCCCACGGAATCGAACTGTTCGGAGGGCTACCTGTTTCCCGACACCTACTACCTGTCGCCGGGCATGGCGGCGGCCGACATCGTGCGGCTGCAACACAGGCGGCTGTTGACCGTGCTCAACGACCTGGGAATTTCTGACGACGGCTCGGCCGGTTTCAAGGGAAGCTCGCCGGCGATTGCCGACACCCTCAAACTGCTCACCCTCGCGTCGATCATACAGAAGGAGAGCTACCGCACCGACGAGCAGCCGCTGGTAGCGTCGGTGTTTATCAACCGGCTCGAGCGCGACATGAAACTGCAGGCCGACCCCACCGTGATCTACGGCATACTGGCCTCGGGACGGGAGTGGGACGGAGATATCCGCCACAGCGACCTGCGCGAAGACACGCCGTATAACAGCTACGTGCACCGCGGGCTTCCGCCCGGCCCCATCTGCAGTCCCGGCAAGGGAGCCCTGTCGGCCGCGCTCAACCCGGCCACCAGCGATTTCCTGTTCTTCGTGGCCGACGGCAAGGGCACGCACCGCTTCTCGCGCACGGTGGCCGAACACCAGGCCGCCGTACGCCAATACCTCGCCCAGCGTTAG
- a CDS encoding 3'(2'),5'-bisphosphate nucleotidase CysQ, protein MELEKELQTAVEAARAGGAVVRKYFRGDYEVHEKAPDNPLTIADTEADEAIKQVVLGAFPDDGWLSEETRDSPERLSKERVWIVDPLDGTKEFVQNIPEFCVCVGFTMGGVVQVGVCYNPITEKLFAAARGQGMTLNGEPASCTATTELSAATVLASRSETGRGEWDDYDQLMQVKPTGSVAYKFALIAGGEADATFSLTPKNEWDICAGTMLVEEAGGTVTDRFGRPLTFNNAKTLLPGLIASGAALWQPLRDIILEKSGE, encoded by the coding sequence ATGGAGCTCGAAAAAGAACTACAGACAGCCGTTGAAGCAGCCCGTGCGGGCGGCGCCGTGGTGCGAAAGTACTTCCGCGGCGACTACGAAGTGCACGAAAAAGCGCCCGACAACCCGCTCACCATTGCCGACACCGAGGCCGACGAAGCCATCAAGCAGGTCGTGCTCGGTGCCTTTCCCGACGACGGCTGGCTGTCCGAAGAAACCCGCGACTCGCCCGAGCGCCTGTCCAAGGAGCGGGTGTGGATAGTCGACCCCCTGGACGGCACCAAGGAGTTCGTGCAGAACATCCCGGAGTTCTGCGTCTGCGTGGGCTTCACCATGGGTGGCGTGGTGCAGGTGGGCGTGTGCTACAACCCGATCACCGAAAAGCTGTTTGCCGCCGCCAGGGGCCAGGGCATGACGCTCAACGGCGAGCCGGCTTCGTGCACCGCCACCACCGAGCTGTCCGCAGCCACGGTGCTTGCCAGTCGCTCGGAAACCGGGCGCGGCGAGTGGGACGATTACGACCAGCTGATGCAGGTTAAACCCACTGGCAGCGTAGCTTACAAGTTTGCGCTCATAGCCGGCGGCGAGGCCGACGCCACTTTTTCGCTCACGCCCAAAAACGAGTGGGACATATGCGCGGGCACGATGCTGGTCGAAGAAGCCGGCGGCACGGTGACCGATCGTTTCGGGCGCCCGCTGACGTTTAACAACGCCAAGACTCTGTTGCCCGGCCTGATAGCCAGTGGCGCCGCGCTGTGGCAGCCGCTGCGCGACATCATACTCGAGAAATCAGGCGAGTAG